Genomic DNA from Mycolicibacterium helvum:
CAAGCCCCTTGACGTGACTGAGCACCGCGCCGAGCACCCATTCCGCGATCGGAACGTCGAATACGCCGCGGGAGTTGGTCAAGGTGACCGGGGCCAGCTCGGGGCACAGCAGTCGGTTCACCCCGACCGAGGCGGCGTGAACCCAGCGCACCGTACGTGCGCGGCGCAGCATCGCGCCCAGCTCGGCGAAGCGATGGTCCCAGATATAGAGCACCTGGGCCCCGGACAGCTGCTCGTCGGTGGGTGTCGCGCCGACCTCGACCACTTCTACGCAGGCAGGGATCAGCTCGAGCGGTGGAGGCGGCAGTTCGGGGTCGGGCTCGGTGACGACCACCACGATAGGGCGCTCAATGACGTCGATCTCGGTAGTCTATTGCAGACGAAATACCATCGCCTGATGGATCATTCGACGGCCTGAGCGAGGTACAGGATGGACGCTGACAGCGCTTTCCTCGATCCGGCTGCCGACGAGCCGGTGCTCACCGATCCCGCTGAATTGCGGGCGCACCGCAAGCGGCGTCTGGCGTTGGCCTATCGGGTATTCGGCGCGATGGGCTGGGGATCGCTGGGGGACGGTCATATCTCGGCCCGCGACCCTGAGTGGCTGGACTGTTTCTGGCTCGGGCGTTACGGGGTTCCGTTCCGTTTCATGACCCCTGACGATCTGGTCCTGGTCCATGCCGACGGCTCGGTCGAGGGCGGTGGCCACATCAACGTGGCCGCCTACTACATTCACGCCCCATTGCACGAGGCCCGCTCCGACGTCATCGCCGCCGCGCACTGTCATACCCCGTACGGGACACCGTTTTCCGCTGAGGTCACCAAGCTGGCGCCGATCTCGCAGGAGGCGTGTGCATTCTTTGATGACCACGAGATCTTCGATGACCACGAAGTCAATATCGGGTCGACCGATGGCGGTAAGCGGATCGCGGCCGCCCTCGGGCAGACCAGGGCTGCGATTCTGCGCAACCACGGGCTGCTGACGGTGGCTACCAGCGTCGACGCGGCGGTCGGCTACTTCCTGATGATGGAGCGCAGTGCCGAGGTTCAGGTGAAGGCGCGAGATGCCAAACCGATCGGGCCGCAGGCCGCTCGACGGGTACACGACATGCTTGACGAGCGCGAGGCCTGGCAGGTCTTCCAATGGGCGCAACGAACGTACGTGCCCGAAGCGAACTGAATCTCACCCGTTGGCGACGATCAGGCTCAACAGGTCGAACACCACCGTCGCGGCGGCGATCGAGGTGATCTCGGCGTGATCGTAGGCCGGTGCGACCTCAACGACATCGGCGCCGACGACGTTGATCCCGTTGAGTCGGCGAAGCATTCGCAGCAGTTCCCGTGAGGTCAGCCCGCCCGACTCCGGTGTTCCGGTCCCGGGAGCGAATGCGGGGTCCAGCACATCGATGTCGATCGAGAGGTATACCGGCAGATCGTCGACTCGGCGGGCGACGATATCGACGGCTGCCTCGACGCCCATGACGTCGAGATCGCCGGCCCGGATGATGTGGAATCCCATCCGGGCGTCATCGGCAAGGTCCATCCGGTCGTAGATCGGGCCGCGGATGCCGACGTGGATGGAGTGGTCCTCGATCAGCAGCCCTTCCTCGAACGCGCGGCGAAACGGCGTGCCGTGCGTGACGGGTGCGTTGAAGTAGGTGTCCCAGGTGTCCAGATGCGCGTCGAAGTGCACCAGCGCCAGCGGACCGTGGAATGCGTGTAGTGCACGAAGATTCGGCAATGCGACGGTGTGGTCACCGCCGATGGCGACGACCTTGCGCCCCCGTTCGCCGATGAGTTCCCGCATGCCGTTCTCGATCTGGGTGCATGCTTGCGGGATATCGAAGGGGGTGATCGTCACGTCGCCGGCGTCCACGATCTGGACCTGCTCCAGCGGGGCGACACCGAATTCGACGTGATATCCCGGGCGTAACGTGCGGGCCGCCTGACGGACGGCCATCGGGCCGAATCTCGCTCCCGGCCGGTAGGAGGTGCCGCCGTCGAAAGGTAAACCCACGACGGCGATGTCGTAGTCGGCTACCTCATGGATATCCGCGATGCGGGCGAAGGTGCCTTTGCCGGCGTAGCGCGGGACCTGGGTCGACGGCGTGGCGCCGACCGGCGGGCGGGAGGCGTCGCGACCGAACGGGGTGCCTGCCATCTGTCGTTCGTCTTCCTCTCGGGTTACTCAGGCGTTGTGCAGGGCGATAACGGCGGTGAACGCGTGCCGCAGTGTGGCCCGGATCCGGCGCTTGTCGACCGGTCCCAGCGGGCGATACAGGTTGTCGATCTCCAGGCCCGCCATCACCGCCATGACGGTGCGGGCGTCGAGCTCGGGCTGATGGGATCCGAGCTCGCGAAAGAGTCGGCTCAGCGCGGGAACCATTGCCGCATACCAGGCTTCGAACATCGGCCGTAGCCGCTCGTCGCGGCTTGCCTCGGTGACCAGTTCGTAGCGGGTGACGATCGCGCCGCGAGGTGAGTTGAATCCGTCGATGATCATGTCGGCGACCAGATCGGCGAGCGCTGGCGGCGACATCGACGGCTCGAGGCGCTCCGCCGTGCGCACGACGCGGTCGATCTCGCGATCGGACAGCTGGGCGAAGGCCTGTGCGATCAGATCGGACTTGTCGTCGAAGTAGTAGCTCAGCGCACCCAATGGTATTTGGGCCTGGTTCGCCACCAGACGCATCGACAGCCCGGCCAGGCCGACCCGGGCCATCACCTCGATCGCGGCGTCGATAATCTCGGTGCGCCGCGCCGCGCCTCGTGCAGTGGTGCCAGCCGTCATCCCTGGTGTTTCAGAGTGGAGAAGTCGGTGTCCCACATCCAGGCGGGCTGACTCTGCCAGCCGGAGTAGCCCTTCCGGGCGGCGACGGTGTTGTGTAGGTCAGACAGATTGATCCAGCACAGCGAATCCCGATAGGCCTTGGCGGCTTCGATATACAGGGCCTGCGACTTGGCCGCATCAGGTTCGGCGCTGCCCGCATCGAGAAGCTTGTCCGCCTCGGGAACCGAGCAGCCCTGCAGATTCACCGGCGCATTGGTGTACTGGTAGATCCGTGACCAGGTATCGGGATGGGCTGCGTCGGGGTTGAATGAGGCCAGCAGCAGATCTGGTCGCTGGTCCGGGTTTTGGGGCAGGGCGAAGAACTGGGCCAGCGGGAAGTCGCGGACTGTGGCCTTGAGCCCGGCCTGCTGCAGGATCACCTGCATCTGATTGGCCAGATCCTGCAGGCTGCTGTCACCGGTGGGGAAGCCGATCACGACGTCGCCGCCGGCCTTGCCCACTGCGGCCAGCTTCGACGGGTCGTAGTCGTGCTTGTCGGGCACCGCACCGTCGGGCAGCATCCCGATCGGGTAGAACTGCGTCGACGGAGCGCCCTGCGCACCGAATATCTGTGTGGTCAAAGCGGTCTGGTCGAGCGCGGCCGACAGCGCGGCTCGCGCGTCGCGTGAGGCGAAGACCGGCGAGCTCGGGCTGACCATGACCTCCGCCTTGACCAGGGCGCTTTCCTGGAGGACCTCGGTGTCCGGGCCGGCCGCAAGTGCTTCGTAGTCGCCCTTCGACAAGCCGTGCAAGACCATGTCGAGTTGGCCGTTGCCGAGTTCGAGTCGCTGCACGGCGGAAGCGGTGATCACCGGCATCTGCACCGAGGTGATCTGGCCAGCGGTGCCCCAGTAGTTCTTGTTCGCGCTCATCGTGTAGTGACTGGCCGGCACCGCCTCGGTCAGCTCGTAGGGGCCGGTTCCGGCGGTGTGCGATGCCAGCCACGCCGATGCGTGGTCGTTGCCGCTGGTGTGCTGGGCCACCGCGGTAGGGCTGGTCATCAGTGGTCCGTAGGGCGAGGCGAGGTAATCGAGAAATGGCGCAACAGGTTTGGTGAGTGTGACGACGAAGGTGTGCGGGTCCGGAGTCTGCATGTCCTTCACGTCGGCCAGCATGTAGGCCGGGCCGGCCGCCATGTCGATGCGGCGCTGGAAGCTGGCTTTGGCGGCCGCGGAATCAAACGGTGTCCCGTCGGCGAACTTGACGCCGTCGCGCAGGGTGAAGGTATAGGTCAGTCCGTCCGGTGTGACGTCCCACTTCGTTGCCAACAGCGGTGCGATCTTCGTCGACCCCGGCGCGTACTGCAGCAGTCCCTGGTAGGTCGAGGTCATGATCAGCAGGCCCTCGGGCTGGTAGAAGGTGTCGGGGTCCAGGGGCGGCGGATCAGACATCAACGGGGTGCGCACTGTCGACGCGACGGTTGTACTGTCGCGTGCGCTGTTCGTCTTTCCCGAACAAGCCGTGCCGGCCAGCAAGACCGCGGCGATCGCCAGGGGCGCGATTCCCGACGTGAGTCTCATCGGCCCAGTTTCGGGGCGACTGATTTCGGCGGTGTGACATGGCGGTTACTACGTTGTACGAACGTCCAAGATTTGGACGTGCGACCTAGAAATGCCCGCCGTGGCCCTTTACTGTCGGCGTGGACGGCTGAAAATCGAAGGGACCAAACATAATGCCCGCTACGCCAGGCGCGTTCGATCTCACCGGTCAGGTTGCCCTGGTCACCGGGTCGAGCAGCGAGATCGGTATTGGTTTCGCCTCGGCGCGGCTGCTGGGGCAACTCGGGGCCGCGGTGATGGTGACCGGCACCACCGACCGGGTCCACCGGCGTGCCGAGGAGCTTGCGAGTATTGGCATTGCGGCCGATGCGCATATCGCGGACCTGTTCGACCGCGACGCTGCCAGTGGGCTGGTCGCGGCCGCAGTCGCGGCGTTCGGCAAGCTCGACATCCTGGTGAACAATGCCGGCCTGGCATCGGTACACAGCCCGGAAGAGCCCAACTCGCTGATGGTGATGACCGACGACGAGTGGTCACTTGCTTTGCGCCGCAACCTCGACAGCGCGTTCTATGTCACCAGGGCCGCACTGCCGGGGATGGTGGAACGCGGATACGGCCGCATCGTCAACGTGGGCTCGACGGCCGGTGTGCTGACCGCCTACACCGGCGACGTCGGGTATCACACCGCCAAGGCGGCGATGCTGGGTATGACCCGGTCGCTGGCCGTGGACTACGCCAAGAACGGCATCACCGCCAACTTGGTACTGCCCGGCTGGATCGCGACGGCGGCCCAGTTGCCCTCCGAGGTCGCCGCGGGAGAGGCCACGCCGATCGGGCGGTCGGCCACCGCCGACGAGGTCGCGTCCGGCGTCGCCTACCTGGCCACGCCAGGGGCCTCGTACGTCACGGGCACGACGTTGATCATCGACGGCGGCAACGCCATCGCCGGAGCGACGCCAGCGGCCTAGTGCGGTGCGGGCAGCTTCAGCACCAGCCGCGCGCCACCGAGTGCGCTGTCCTCCAACGAGGCTGTCCCGCCGTGTAATTCGGCCTGCTGGGCCACCAGCGCCAGGCCGAGCCCGGAACCCGAATGCGAGGCCGTCGATCCGCGAGCGAAGCGCTCGAAGACCGCCGAGCGTTCCGCCTCCGGAACGCCGGAGCCGTTGTCGTCGACGGCGATCTCGACACCGTCGCGCGAGCTGACCGCCGACAGTTGCACCCGGGTGGCGCCACCGTGCTTGACCGCGTTGGCGATCGCGTTATCGACCGCCAGCCGAAGACCGGCAGGCAGACCGATGATGATGCACGTTGGCGAGGGCGCCAGTGACACGTCGAGGTCGGGGTACACCCGCATCGCGTCGTGCGCGGCGCGGTCGAGTAGCTCGGTGATGTCGACGGGAACGTGATCGGCTTCCGTTGAAAGTTCGCCCTGGGCAAGGCGTTCCAGTGCACCGAGGGTGGCTTCGATGCGGTTCTGGGTGCGTGCGACATCGCCGAGCAATTCCTTGCGCTGCTCCTCGGTCACCTCCAGAGTGGTCAGCACCTCGAGATTGGTGCGCATCGCGGT
This window encodes:
- a CDS encoding TetR/AcrR family transcriptional regulator — protein: MTAGTTARGAARRTEIIDAAIEVMARVGLAGLSMRLVANQAQIPLGALSYYFDDKSDLIAQAFAQLSDREIDRVVRTAERLEPSMSPPALADLVADMIIDGFNSPRGAIVTRYELVTEASRDERLRPMFEAWYAAMVPALSRLFRELGSHQPELDARTVMAVMAGLEIDNLYRPLGPVDKRRIRATLRHAFTAVIALHNA
- the speB gene encoding agmatinase codes for the protein MAGTPFGRDASRPPVGATPSTQVPRYAGKGTFARIADIHEVADYDIAVVGLPFDGGTSYRPGARFGPMAVRQAARTLRPGYHVEFGVAPLEQVQIVDAGDVTITPFDIPQACTQIENGMRELIGERGRKVVAIGGDHTVALPNLRALHAFHGPLALVHFDAHLDTWDTYFNAPVTHGTPFRRAFEEGLLIEDHSIHVGIRGPIYDRMDLADDARMGFHIIRAGDLDVMGVEAAVDIVARRVDDLPVYLSIDIDVLDPAFAPGTGTPESGGLTSRELLRMLRRLNGINVVGADVVEVAPAYDHAEITSIAAATVVFDLLSLIVANG
- a CDS encoding class II aldolase/adducin family protein, whose amino-acid sequence is MDADSAFLDPAADEPVLTDPAELRAHRKRRLALAYRVFGAMGWGSLGDGHISARDPEWLDCFWLGRYGVPFRFMTPDDLVLVHADGSVEGGGHINVAAYYIHAPLHEARSDVIAAAHCHTPYGTPFSAEVTKLAPISQEACAFFDDHEIFDDHEVNIGSTDGGKRIAAALGQTRAAILRNHGLLTVATSVDAAVGYFLMMERSAEVQVKARDAKPIGPQAARRVHDMLDEREAWQVFQWAQRTYVPEAN
- a CDS encoding SDR family NAD(P)-dependent oxidoreductase, with translation MPATPGAFDLTGQVALVTGSSSEIGIGFASARLLGQLGAAVMVTGTTDRVHRRAEELASIGIAADAHIADLFDRDAASGLVAAAVAAFGKLDILVNNAGLASVHSPEEPNSLMVMTDDEWSLALRRNLDSAFYVTRAALPGMVERGYGRIVNVGSTAGVLTAYTGDVGYHTAKAAMLGMTRSLAVDYAKNGITANLVLPGWIATAAQLPSEVAAGEATPIGRSATADEVASGVAYLATPGASYVTGTTLIIDGGNAIAGATPAA
- a CDS encoding ABC transporter substrate-binding protein — encoded protein: MRLTSGIAPLAIAAVLLAGTACSGKTNSARDSTTVASTVRTPLMSDPPPLDPDTFYQPEGLLIMTSTYQGLLQYAPGSTKIAPLLATKWDVTPDGLTYTFTLRDGVKFADGTPFDSAAAKASFQRRIDMAAGPAYMLADVKDMQTPDPHTFVVTLTKPVAPFLDYLASPYGPLMTSPTAVAQHTSGNDHASAWLASHTAGTGPYELTEAVPASHYTMSANKNYWGTAGQITSVQMPVITASAVQRLELGNGQLDMVLHGLSKGDYEALAAGPDTEVLQESALVKAEVMVSPSSPVFASRDARAALSAALDQTALTTQIFGAQGAPSTQFYPIGMLPDGAVPDKHDYDPSKLAAVGKAGGDVVIGFPTGDSSLQDLANQMQVILQQAGLKATVRDFPLAQFFALPQNPDQRPDLLLASFNPDAAHPDTWSRIYQYTNAPVNLQGCSVPEADKLLDAGSAEPDAAKSQALYIEAAKAYRDSLCWINLSDLHNTVAARKGYSGWQSQPAWMWDTDFSTLKHQG